A single window of Leptolyngbya ohadii IS1 DNA harbors:
- a CDS encoding aspartate/glutamate racemase family protein codes for MRIKVINGNTFEPMTRGIDESAQAARFPQTEIITTQPKAGPESIEGYYDEYLAIPGILEEILLSDDAIDAFVIACWGDPGVEAAREITAKPVIGIAEASMYVANMVAARWGVVTTMHRALDMIEKTIHRAGFSHRCVSIRTTGISVLETETARQQTIDALEAAGRLAITEDKAEALCLGCAGMSGLDKELEQRLGIPMIDAVSAAVKMAEAIVGLQKQNSKILTYRQPEPKRIKGYPDYMQFGQAEED; via the coding sequence ATGCGAATCAAAGTCATTAATGGCAACACTTTTGAACCCATGACGCGGGGCATTGACGAATCGGCGCAGGCGGCACGGTTCCCCCAGACAGAAATTATTACCACTCAGCCGAAAGCGGGTCCAGAGTCGATCGAGGGCTATTACGACGAGTATCTGGCGATTCCGGGCATTCTGGAGGAAATTCTGTTATCGGATGATGCGATCGATGCCTTTGTGATTGCCTGCTGGGGCGATCCTGGCGTAGAAGCGGCGCGAGAAATTACCGCTAAGCCTGTGATTGGCATTGCGGAAGCCAGTATGTATGTGGCAAATATGGTGGCGGCTCGCTGGGGTGTGGTGACAACCATGCACCGTGCTCTGGATATGATCGAGAAAACCATTCATCGAGCAGGCTTTTCCCACCGCTGCGTTTCTATTCGCACCACTGGAATCTCCGTTCTGGAAACCGAAACCGCTCGGCAGCAGACGATCGACGCCCTTGAAGCAGCTGGACGCCTTGCCATCACCGAAGATAAAGCCGAAGCCCTATGTCTGGGCTGTGCCGGAATGAGCGGACTCGATAAGGAACTGGAACAGCGGCTCGGCATTCCCATGATTGATGCGGTGTCGGCAGCGGTGAAAATGGCAGAGGCGATCGTCGGTCTGCAAAAGCAAAACAGCAAGATACTCACCTATCGGCAGCCAGAACCAAAGCGAATTAAAGGCTACCCGGACTATATGCAGTTTGGGCAGGCAGAGGAAGATTAG
- a CDS encoding STAS domain-containing protein has translation MVLKSKNRIAELIEKYEAELLTDWQQDIERLGIQRNDLMRQAELREQCAEFLRLLRGAVQHGNLTDIQAPEWGSLRQMLSDVCRSRVQQGFSPTEIATFVLSLKKPIFDRLRQELSKDADALADDVWSVTTLLDQLALWTTEVFQKTREDIILRQQHELLELSTPVVKLWEGILALPMIGTLDSARTQIVMESLLQEIMNTGSQVVIIDITGVPTVDTLVAQHLLKTVAAARLMGTDCIISGIRPQIAQTIVHLGVDLSDVITKATLADAFRTALSQTGLRVAPKA, from the coding sequence ATGGTTCTCAAAAGCAAAAACCGCATTGCCGAGCTAATCGAAAAATACGAAGCTGAGTTGCTCACCGACTGGCAACAGGACATCGAGCGATTGGGCATTCAGCGCAATGACCTAATGCGGCAGGCAGAACTGCGAGAACAGTGTGCAGAATTTCTGCGGCTCCTGCGGGGGGCAGTGCAGCACGGCAACCTGACTGATATTCAGGCTCCGGAATGGGGAAGCTTGCGGCAAATGCTGTCGGATGTGTGTCGATCGCGGGTGCAGCAGGGGTTCAGTCCCACCGAAATCGCGACCTTTGTACTGTCCCTCAAAAAGCCTATCTTCGATCGCCTGAGGCAGGAGCTTTCCAAGGATGCCGATGCTCTGGCGGACGATGTTTGGTCAGTGACGACGTTGCTGGATCAGCTTGCCCTCTGGACAACCGAGGTATTCCAAAAAACTCGTGAGGATATCATCCTGCGGCAGCAGCACGAACTGCTGGAACTCTCGACGCCCGTGGTCAAACTGTGGGAAGGCATCCTGGCGCTACCCATGATTGGGACGCTGGACAGTGCCCGGACGCAGATTGTGATGGAGTCCCTGCTGCAAGAAATCATGAACACTGGCTCCCAGGTAGTGATTATTGATATCACGGGAGTGCCCACGGTGGATACGCTGGTGGCTCAACATTTGCTTAAAACCGTCGCAGCTGCCCGCCTGATGGGAACCGACTGCATTATCAGCGGCATTCGTCCTCAGATTGCCCAAACAATCGTCCATCTGGGGGTCGATCTGAGCGATGTGATCACAAAAGCCACCCTTGCCGATGCGTTCCGGACAGCGCTCTCGCAGACGGGCTTAAGGGTTGCGCCTAAAGCCTGA